ATATATATGAATAAGATTATTGTAACTATTTTTTTAGGCCTAATTGTAAACTTTTCTTTTGCAAAAAGAGTAAAGTTCGCTGTAAGTATGTTGGGACAAGATTTAAGCCCCAATGGAATACATGTAACTGGCGATTTTCAAACTTCTGCGGGCTATACAGGTGGAAATTGGCAAGCTGATGTAACAAAAATGGTAAAAGAATTGGATACCAATATATACAGTATAATCGTTGATATCCCTGCTTTCACTAAGTATGAATATAAATTTGTGAATGGAGATAAATTTTACGAAGTAGAATTTGTTCCTGTTGAATCGAGAGTAGGCTATAATTTCAATGACAATCGTTGGTTATTTGTGGACTCACTAGCCAATGATACTACTTTTGTTGGTGCAATTTTGTTTGCAGGGAATGCACCCGCAGGGCTTAATTTAGTACGTTACATGGTCGACATGCAAACAGTTGCAACGATTGCTTTAAATGGCGTTCACTTGGCAGGAAATTTTCAGTCATGGAGTCCAAACAATATTCGTTTATATAGTTTTGGAGATAGTATATATGAGATTATTTCTTATGTGAATATAGGAGATTATGAATTTAAATATTATAATGGAAATACTTTGGCAAATTCTGAAATTGTTCCCCAAAGTTGTGCTGTAAATTCAAATCGGGAAATTCATGT
This window of the Bacteroidota bacterium genome carries:
- a CDS encoding T9SS type A sorting domain-containing protein, with amino-acid sequence IYMNKIIVTIFLGLIVNFSFAKRVKFAVSMLGQDLSPNGIHVTGDFQTSAGYTGGNWQADVTKMVKELDTNIYSIIVDIPAFTKYEYKFVNGDKFYEVEFVPVESRVGYNFNDNRWLFVDSLANDTTFVGAILFAGNAPAGLNLVRYMVDMQTVATIALNGVHLAGNFQSWSPNNIRLYSFGDSIYEIISYVNIGDYEFKYYNGNTLANSEIVPQSCAVNSNREIHVSKDTVLSAVCFSKCSSCYNTGFETVMSMINYTVYPNPSSGFITVNFHDNIIYHHITLTDVTGKEIGNYDIYNDTNFKIEKQALSKGIYFVNVFTGNGLRSSQKLVVN